A portion of the Shewanella sp. SNU WT4 genome contains these proteins:
- a CDS encoding aromatic ring-hydroxylating dioxygenase subunit alpha, which translates to MIAIQGLHPTHYYDDTYYRLELTQVFENNWIFVGFSDELAKHNDFITVKIGNTPVVVQNFNGQISALLNVCSHRRASLQTGRGNRPLVCPYHCWSYKSDGALAGVPQNRTDFGLDDAAKKQLALRQFNVEYCGAMVFVRVAKTGPSLSDYLGPYYYILSRISADFSDPVHTGNYHWRTNWKIACETVLEVYHVAGTHPDTFAKFAKAECDIEYFNGHTTGNTPLQDTPKKWWAGARKHLKLAQSEEFTEYNHFFIYPNLAIGLTNGSLMSVQTYDPLSPIESQLNFELRMMKRLDGSETSQAVKVAINANFTSFNHTILEEDRLVAESCQANMPSITPPGLLGQCEDRIRHFHNAWHLDMTASAKESIKDDTKGEMTHV; encoded by the coding sequence ATGATAGCAATCCAAGGCCTTCATCCAACACACTACTATGACGACACATACTATCGTCTTGAATTGACTCAAGTGTTTGAGAATAACTGGATATTTGTTGGTTTTAGCGATGAGTTAGCCAAGCATAATGACTTTATCACCGTAAAAATCGGCAATACCCCAGTGGTAGTGCAAAACTTTAACGGCCAAATCAGCGCATTACTCAATGTCTGCAGCCACCGCCGCGCGAGCTTGCAAACTGGTCGCGGCAACCGCCCATTAGTTTGCCCCTATCATTGCTGGAGCTATAAAAGTGATGGCGCGTTAGCTGGCGTGCCGCAAAACCGCACTGATTTTGGCTTAGATGACGCCGCCAAAAAACAGTTAGCCTTAAGACAGTTTAATGTCGAGTATTGCGGCGCCATGGTGTTTGTGCGCGTGGCCAAAACTGGCCCGAGCTTGTCAGACTATTTAGGCCCTTATTACTACATTCTTAGCCGCATTTCAGCGGATTTTAGTGACCCTGTCCATACCGGCAATTATCACTGGCGCACCAACTGGAAGATTGCCTGCGAAACGGTATTAGAGGTGTATCACGTCGCAGGCACTCATCCCGACACTTTTGCCAAATTTGCTAAAGCAGAATGTGACATTGAGTATTTTAATGGCCACACCACAGGCAATACGCCGCTGCAAGACACACCTAAAAAATGGTGGGCTGGCGCACGCAAACATTTAAAACTGGCGCAAAGTGAAGAATTTACTGAATACAACCACTTCTTTATTTACCCCAATTTAGCCATAGGACTCACCAATGGCTCGTTAATGTCAGTGCAAACTTACGATCCCTTATCCCCCATCGAGTCACAGCTTAATTTTGAGCTGCGCATGATGAAACGACTCGATGGCAGTGAGACCAGTCAAGCCGTAAAAGTGGCGATAAACGCCAACTTTACCAGCTTCAATCACACCATTTTAGAAGAAGACAGATTGGTGGCTGAATCATGCCAAGCCAATATGCCAAGCATCACCCCCCCAGGGTTATTGGGTCAATGCGAAGACAGAATTCGCCACTTTC
- the pseG gene encoding UDP-2,4-diacetamido-2,4,6-trideoxy-beta-L-altropyranose hydrolase, with amino-acid sequence MPAKAHIAFYANNSHLIGAGHIMRLYALAEVAAIYFDVTFLYKTCSEALLNKLKQANFTTVQIDAPINHQQLQRLGFSALFIDDYALTLAEWQQLRLLDTYLVKLDDALDNAPILADLIINPAPNCSAAYYQALAPKAQLCLGPTFTYLRQEFAQTHYQMIAQRPNILISLGGTDTKSLALPLVTALMAALPDVQMQLLLGKTHQDQAALTTLAKHKPNLSLICDPPSVAAIMMQSGLAISAAGGTLGELASQGVPTLALVTVDNQVAAMTSPLNNTWYRAIDVRTFVSSGFDANGFNTSGFHSPVTQVPPPGSISQSAINHDLLNVINAEALSLWHKKCLRQTMSDIARQLIDSQGCQRVINQLCVDLQQRRNRHDSNPRPSSNTLL; translated from the coding sequence TTGCCGGCTAAAGCGCACATTGCATTTTACGCCAATAATTCTCATCTTATTGGCGCAGGCCATATCATGCGTTTATATGCCCTTGCTGAAGTGGCAGCCATTTATTTTGATGTAACCTTCCTTTATAAAACTTGCTCAGAAGCCCTGCTTAACAAACTCAAGCAAGCCAATTTCACCACAGTGCAAATTGATGCCCCCATTAATCATCAGCAACTCCAGCGCTTAGGTTTTAGTGCTCTCTTTATCGATGATTACGCTTTAACCTTGGCTGAATGGCAGCAATTGCGCTTATTAGACACTTACTTAGTTAAACTTGATGATGCCCTTGATAACGCGCCGATCCTGGCCGATTTAATCATTAACCCCGCGCCTAACTGCAGCGCCGCCTATTATCAAGCGTTAGCGCCCAAGGCGCAGCTTTGCCTTGGGCCAACATTCACTTATCTCAGGCAAGAGTTTGCACAAACTCACTATCAGATGATTGCACAGCGCCCGAATATATTGATTAGCTTAGGCGGCACCGACACTAAATCTCTGGCACTGCCTTTAGTGACTGCCTTAATGGCGGCCTTACCTGACGTGCAGATGCAGCTTTTATTAGGTAAGACCCATCAAGACCAAGCAGCGCTCACGACACTGGCCAAACATAAGCCTAACCTAAGCCTAATATGCGACCCGCCATCAGTCGCTGCCATCATGATGCAATCTGGTTTAGCGATTTCAGCCGCAGGCGGCACCTTAGGTGAATTAGCCAGCCAAGGTGTGCCCACCTTGGCGTTAGTCACTGTGGATAATCAAGTGGCCGCCATGACCTCCCCGCTTAATAACACTTGGTATCGCGCCATTGATGTCCGTACTTTTGTGTCTAGTGGCTTTGATGCCAATGGCTTTAATACGAGTGGCTTCCATTCCCCAGTCACTCAAGTCCCCCCCCCTGGCTCAATCAGCCAATCGGCCATTAATCACGATTTATTGAATGTTATCAACGCCGAAGCACTTAGTCTTTGGCATAAAAAATGCTTGAGACAAACTATGAGTGATATTGCACGTCAATTGATTGACAGCCAAGGTTGTCAGCGGGTCATCAATCAATTATGTGTCGACTTACAGCAGAGACGGAACCGACATGATAGCAATCCAAGGCCTTCATCCAACACACTACTATGA
- a CDS encoding SDR family oxidoreductase: MDLSNKCYLVTGAAIDSDIGLAICQKLDACGARLILVGRREQTLIDTAATLNGQHVIAPFDLTKLDDIAPWAKNLVSEYGAIDGLVHSASFQGYSPLRGICATQIHQYFDVNFSAAVLLTAAFSKAKHFNADASFVFIGSAAGQRGLKARTLYAASKAALASMVQSAALELASKHIRVNCVAPAIVSGAKAELQFATLGEQQSQLLKNAHPLGLSTPLDVANSVYFLLSDLSRNTTGITLAVDGGFLAG; this comes from the coding sequence ATGGATTTGAGTAATAAATGCTATCTAGTGACAGGCGCAGCCATAGATTCAGATATTGGGCTCGCCATCTGTCAAAAGCTCGATGCTTGCGGCGCCCGCTTAATTTTAGTGGGGCGGCGTGAGCAAACCTTGATTGATACCGCCGCAACGCTTAACGGCCAACATGTTATCGCCCCGTTTGATTTAACTAAGCTTGATGATATTGCGCCTTGGGCCAAAAACTTAGTCTCTGAATATGGCGCCATCGATGGTCTAGTTCATAGCGCAAGCTTTCAAGGTTATAGCCCGCTTAGAGGGATTTGCGCGACACAAATCCATCAATACTTTGATGTCAATTTCTCAGCGGCAGTCCTACTTACCGCCGCCTTTTCTAAAGCTAAACATTTTAATGCGGATGCCAGCTTTGTATTTATCGGCTCAGCGGCAGGTCAGCGCGGCTTAAAGGCGCGCACCTTATATGCAGCCTCAAAAGCGGCGTTAGCCTCTATGGTGCAATCCGCCGCATTGGAGCTTGCCAGTAAACATATAAGAGTCAACTGCGTGGCGCCCGCCATCGTCAGTGGCGCCAAGGCTGAACTGCAATTTGCAACCTTAGGTGAGCAGCAAAGTCAGCTACTTAAAAACGCGCATCCCTTAGGGCTTAGCACACCGTTAGATGTGGCCAATAGCGTGTACTTTTTACTCAGTGATTTAAGTCGCAATACCACAGGTATTACCTTGGCCGTGGATGGGGGCTTTCTTGCCGGCTAA